Proteins encoded together in one Papaver somniferum cultivar HN1 unplaced genomic scaffold, ASM357369v1 unplaced-scaffold_117, whole genome shotgun sequence window:
- the LOC113330086 gene encoding putative receptor-like protein kinase At4g00960 — protein MGCVNLVVSIIFFIYLFSLSKLLIIVQYTTAQSIYINHLCLGANYTTGSLFQTNLNLFINSLSANNLTIIKDGYYNNTVGRKPDTVYGSFQCRGDLKLDDCKNCVKTGIQDIKANERCPNSKQAIIWYNDYKFHRILGDLVNSLATNATSNSGFARGHANLTNSIEVYGFVQCSADLFPSDCYRCVLGVIAQLPNCCYGKKAGRVSTPSCVFRYDLDPYFQTTITSAPLLSTNTTAPISNGSNSSNLAISITVPSVVIAVLSSVGFWFLCFRRKKTDTEKFVDVNDAVLKTQSLQFNFCTICASTNSFSEANKLGEGGFGSVYKGTLPSGQEIAVKRLSKISGQGEREFKNEVTLVAKLQHKNLVKLVGFSLAGEEKLLIYEFMPNASLDQFLFDPIKCRHLIWERRYKILGGIAKGLVYLHEESRLKIIHRDLKASNILLDIDMNPKIADFGMAKLFVLDQTQASTNRIVGTHGYMPPEYIMHGKFSVKSDVFSFGVLVLEILTGKRNSCFQGPDIARNLLSYAWSLYIYGSAMELLDPTLKGAYSTSEAMKCIHVALLCVQENVADRPTMPTVVQMLSNSLITQESPSPPAFFAGSTINIEPLPTLNLSDSEEQGNSAYHPIREAVTM, from the exons ATGGGTTGTGTGAATCTAGTCgtttccatcatcttcttcatctaccTGTTTTCTCTTTCTAAGTTACTTATCATCGTGCAATACACAACTGCACAATCAATATATATTAATCATTTATGTTTAGGAGCTAATTACACTACCGGGAGTTTATTTCAAACTAATCTCAATCTTTTTATTAATTCACTATCTGCCAACAATTTAACTATCATAAAAGATGGATACTATAACAACACTGTTGGCAGAAAGCCGGATACTGTTTACGGGTCATTTCAGTGTAGAGGTGATCTTAAATTAGATGATTGTAAAAATTGTGTTAAAACTGGTATTCAAGACATCAAAGCAAATGAAAGATGTCCCAATTCTAAACAAGCAATCATTTGGTATAATGATT ATAAGTTTCACCGAATCTTGGGTGATTTAGTGAATAGTTTAGCAACAAATGCTACGTCTAATAGTGGTTTTGCTAGAGGACATGCAAATCTTACGAATTCTATAGAAGTATATGGATTTGTACAGTGTAGTGCAGATTTATTTCCAAGTGATTGTTATCGATGTGTTCTTGGTGTTATAGCTCAATTACCAAATTGTTGTTATGGGAAAAAAGCTGGAAGAGTTTCGACACCAAGTTGTGTTTTTAGATATGATTTAGATCCTTACTTTCAGACAACAATTACTTCAGCACCACTGTTATCAACGAACACAACTGCACCAATCT CAAATGGgagcaactcatccaatcttgcTATCAGCATAACTGTTCCTTCGGTGGTTATCGCAGTACTTTCTTCTGttggattttggtttttatgtTTCCGGAGAAAGAAAACAGACACGGAGAAATTTGTCG ATGTCAATGATGCGGTTCTAAAGACACAATCCTTGCAGTTCAACTTCTGTACAATATGTGCTTCAACAAACAGTTTCTCTGAAGCTAATAAACTCGGAGAAGGAGGATTTGGCTCGGTTTATAAG GGTACACTTCCAAGCGGGCAGGAAATAGCGGTAAAGAGGCTATCAAAAATTTCAGGGCAAGGTGAACGAGAGTTCAAGAATGAAGTCACCTTAGTAGCTAAGCTTCAACACAAAAATCTTGTGAAACTTGTTGGTTTCAGTCTAGCtggtgaagaaaaactactaatctaCGAGTTCATGCCAAATGCAAGCCTTGACCAGTTCCTATTTG ATCCGATTAAATGCAGACATCTTATCTGGGAAAGGCGATACAAGATACTAGGAGGGATAGCGAAAGGGCTTGTTTATCTGCATGAAGAGTCGCGACTTAAAATCATCCATCGAGATCTCAAAGCTAGCAATATCTTATTAGACATAGACATGAATCCTAAAATTGCAGATTTCGGCATGGCTAAGCTTTTTGTTCTTGACCAAACTCAAGCTAGTACAAACAGAATTGTTGGAACTCA TGGTTACATGCCTCCAGAGTATATAATGCATGGAAAGTTCTCTGTGAAATCCGACGTTTTTAGCTTTGGTGTCTTAGTTTTAGAGATTCTTACTGGGAAGAGAAACAGCTGCTTTCAAGGGCCAGATATTGCTCGGAACCTTCTGAGCTAt GCATGGAGCCTTTATATATATGGTTCGGCTATGGAGTTATTAGATCCAACTTTGAAGGGCGCATATTCTACAAGTGAAGCAATGAAATGCATCCATGTCGCGCTATTATGTGTTCAAGAAAATGTCGCCGATAGACCCACAATGCCCACGGTTGTCCAAATGCTCAGCAATTCTCTGATTACTCAGGAATCACCATCACCACCTGCATTTTTCGCTGGTAGTACTATAAATATAGAGCCTCTGCCGACCTTAAACCTTAGCGATAGTGAAGAACAAGGAAATTCGGCGTACCATCCAATCAGGGAAGCAGTAACAATGTAA